The region CACCAATCAAATGTTCTCGGAACTATTGTTCCATTGGATGATCTGGTAAAGCGCACCCACGATGTAGGCGCCGTTTGCATCCTTGATGCTTGTCAATCAGTGCCGCATATGCCAGTTAACGTGGCAGATCTAGATATCGATTTCTTAGCCTTCTCTGGCCATAAAGCAGTTGGACCAACTGGAGTTGGAGTTCTCTGGGGAAGAGCGAATTTACTCGAAGAACTTCCGCCATTCCTATTTGGCGGATCGATGATCGAGTCAGTGACTATGACTGAAGCAACTTGGGCACCAGCACCTCGTAAATTTGAACCAGGCGTTCCAAATATGGCGCAGATTGTTGGCTTTGGGGTCGCACTCAAGTACTTAACAAAGATCGGAATGGGTGCGATCCATAAACATGAAATCGAACTCACTAAATATGCGCTAGATGCAATGTCCGGTATTGATTCACTTCGTATTCTCGGCCCTCTAAATACGGATATGCGTGGGGGAGCGGTTTCCTTCACACTCGGTGAAATTCATCCGCATGACTTAGGACAATTTTTAGATGATGCGGGAATCGCAGTTCGCACGGGACATCACTGCGCCTGGCCACTAACTCGCAAGATGGGCGTTGCCGCTACAACCCGTGCAAGTTTCTATCTCTACAACACCACCGAAGATATCGATCAACTTTGTGAATCGATCCTTGCTGCGCAGAAATACTTCGGCTAATGCAACTCGATAACCTTTATCAGGAAGTGATCCTTGATCACTATAAGAACCCGCAGAACAAGAAGCTATCAGCGACTTACGACGCACAGGTTCACCACGTAAACCCTTCTTGTGGCGATGAAATTGATTTAAATGTAACGATCAAGAACGGCGAAGTATCCGCAATCACTTGGGATGGCGTTGGTTGTTCGATCTCTCAAGCCAGCGTCTCGGTTCTCACAGACCTGTTAATCGGTAAGAGCATTTCAGATGCTTACCGAATATTTGATGAGTTTGTCGCCCTAATGCAGAGTAAAGGTGCGGTGACTGGAGATGAAGATCTCCTGGAAGATGCAGTCGCCTTTGCTGGCGTTTCTAAATATCCCGCACGAATCAAATGTGCCCTGTTGGGCTGGATGGCATTTAAAGATGCCAGCGTTCAAGCCCAATCCAAGGGCTAGTAAGATCTAACCAGAGCAATCTACAAAACGGAGAAAATAATGGCTGCAACAGTTGATGATGTAACAGAGGCGATGAAGGATGTCGTCGATCCCGAGCTCGGAATCAATGTTGTTGATCTTGGCCTTATCTACGATGTAATGGTCGACGATAACAATATCGCCGTACTAAATATGACTCTGACATCTGCGGCTTGTCCATTGCAGGATGTAATCGAAGATCAAACTCGTCAAGCACTCGCACCTCATACTTCGGATGTAAAGATCAACTGGGTATGGATGCCACCTTGGGGTCCAGATAAGATTTCAGATGATGGGCGCGAACAACTACGTGCGCTTGGTTTTACCGTCTAACCTAAATTAGCGTTAGCGATCTAGCAATTTATTTGATCGGAAGCTCTTTATGTCAATGCATGCTGGCTGGATGGCGCTTCGCACGTTAAGTTCTGATCAATCTGTAAAAAACGCCAAGTTAAAGCCCGGCACGTTAAAGCGAATATTTGCCTATGCGATCCCATATAAATCGGTCTTTGCGCTCTTTCTAATCTGTTTAATTGCCGACGCAGTTCTAACCGTGGCCACCCCGCTTCTGCTTCGCGAACTTATCGATAACGGAGTAATTCCTAAAGATCGCTCAGTCGTCACAACTATGGCGGTAGCGGTTGCGCTCCTTGCTATCGCTAGCGCTCTGGTAAATATCGTTGTACGTTGGATTTCAGCAAAGATTGGCGAAGGTCTTATCTATGATCTTCGCTCTCAAGTCTTTCGCCATGTTCAAGAGCAGTCGATCGCATTCTTTACGCGCACTCAGACTGGTGCGTTAATTTCCCGAATTAACTCCGATGTTATTGGAGCCCAACGCGCATTTACATCCACATTCTCCGGAATCATCAGCAATGTTCTGACCCTGGTCTTGGTAGTTGGAACTATGTTGGCGCTTAGTTGGCAGATCACCGTAGCCTCGCTTCTCCTGCTGCCAATTTTCTTAGCTCCAACAAAGTGGATCGGTTCACGCCTGCAGGGTTACACCCGAGATTCATTTGAAGTAAATGCCCAAATGTCATCGACGATGACCGAACGTTTCAACGTATCTGGGGCGCTCTTGGTAAAGCTTTATGGTGATCTAAATCAGGAATCAAAAGAGTTTAAGACCAAAGCACGTAAAGTCGCCGATATCGGTATCTCAATGGCGATGCTCAACACCTTCTTCTTCATTGCGTTGATAAGTATCGCTGCTCTTGCCACTGCAATTGCTTATGGCATCGGCGGACATCTAGCGATTGATGGTTCGATAACTGTTGGAAGTTTGATTGCAATAACCACTTTGCTTGCCCGTCTTTACGGTCCACTGGTTGCTCTGGCCACAGTGCGCGTGGATGTTATGGGCGCACTTGTCTCTTTTGAGCGAGTCTTTGAAGTCCTTGATCTAGAACCTATGGTCAAAGAGATATCAGCACCGAAGAAGTTGGAAAGTAAGACGCCTGCAATTACTTTTAATGAAGTGCGCTTTACCTATCCGAAAGCGCAAGAGATCTCTCTTGCCTCCCTTGAAGCCGCTTTTCTACCTGAGGTAAAGGACTCTGAAGAGATTCTCAAAGGAATCTCATTTGAAGTAAAACCTGGAACGGTAACAGCGCTCGTTGGTCCGTCGGGTGCAGGAAAGACAACTATCAGCGCGCTACTTCCGAGACTTTACGATGTTACAGGTGGCTGTATTTCGATTGATGGTGAAGATATCCGTAACTTCACCCTTAATTCACTTCGCGGATCTATTGGTGTTGTTATGCAAGATTCACATCTTTTCCACGCAACAATTACCGAAAATCTAAGATATGCAAAGAGCGATGCCACACTCGATGAGATGAAGGTCGCTTGTGAAGCAGCGCAGATTTGGGATCTAGTCTCAACACTTCCAAACGGTTTGGAGACAATGGTTGGAGAACGCGGCCACCGTTTATCTGGCGGCGAAAAGCAACGTTTGGCAATTGCGCGGTTACTGTTGAAATCTCCAAGCATCGTAATTCTCGATGAAGCAACCGCTCACCTTGATTCTGAAAATGAAGAGTTAGTTCAAAAGGCGCTAGCGCAAGCGTTATATGGACGCACCAGTATTGTGATTGCGCATCGCTTGAGCACCGTCATGGGCGCAGATCAGATAATCGTTCTTGAAAATGGATCCATCGTCGAACGCGGAAAACATGAGGAGCTAGTGCTAACTGGTGGGCTCTATTCCGAGCTCTTTGCTCGTCAAGATTTGACCACGCCTAATTAAGATTCTGCCGTAGATAATTAGCCCGGCGAAGAAGATCCATTGCAGCGAGTAAGCAATATGTGGCCCATCGCTTAACTCAGGCACTTGCGCAGGCACAGCTGGAGTCAGTGATGGTTGGGAACCGCTCAGTAAATCTAAGTAGAAACCTTCGGATGTCGAATCTGATTGAGCATTTAACTTTGAGATCATTCCCGCGCCACTTGCAGGAAGTGCGAAGAAAGCGCCTTGTGGAAGTGATCTATCCAAACGAAACCGCGCAGTTAGAGAAACTGCACCGGTCGGGGCAGTAGAGACAACTGGTGCGGTAGCTGCATCCTTGCCAGCTTTTACCCATCCACGATCAACCCAGAAAGATCGGCCATCGCTTGCGGTAAATCTAGTTAGTACCTCATAGCCATAGACGCCTTCAAAGTATCGATTCTTAAGCAGAATTTGATTGGTTGAATCGAAGGAACCTTCTACTGTAACTGTGCGCCATTCGTACTTCACAAAATTATCTTTTATATCATTCAATTCGACTGGATTAAGAGTTAACTGCGCCTCAATACCTTGGTTACGATCTTGGCGATCTATACCGCGCTGAAACTGCCACTGACTAGCCCAAAGACATCCCAAGATTAGTAATAGCGCGAGAAGATGCTTTAGAAAAGTATTAGATTCCTTCTCTGAAGAGCGCTCACTAGACATGTATTGAGTCTAGCCAATCGATAATTCTAGAAAGATTATTTACTCTAGGGATTTCGCTTTATCTGAAACCAAGCCAGAGCCCGGCGCAAAAGACTCACGACCAGCATTTGCGATGACTACTGCAAAATATGGAAGCGTTACTGCGCCTAGGAGTGCAAACCAGCGATAAGGACTAGGCAGAATCACCGTCAGAATGAAGCAAAAGGTACGGATCATCATTGAATAGAAGTAGCGACGTTGACGCCCTGCTTGATCACGAGTCAGTGATGCAGGAGCGGCGGTGATGTCATAAACCGCAGGAGCCTTACTTGCTGACTTGCGTCTGATCGCCATGACCTAAGAGTAAGGCGCCTAACCGTGGCGCGCCCGCCGAAAACGGCAAGTTACGCGTAAGTAGCAGGGTAAGTTTTGTCATATGTCCGAGGAATCAAAAGCAATCGCTCTGGTCACCGGCGGAAATCGCGGTATTGGATTAGCGATCGCGCAATCACTTAAAGCAGATGGCCATCATGTAGTTGTTACCTATCGCAGCGGTAGCGCACCTACTGGATTTAGCGCAGTGCAGATGGATGTGACTTCCTCTGAAAGCGTTGATGCCGCCTTCGCTGAAATTGAATCGCAATGGGGTTTGCCTGAAATCATCGTGGCTAATGCCGGCATCACCAAAGATGGTCTAGTCATGCGAATGTCAGATGAAGATTTTGAGAGCGTTATCAACGCCAATTTAACTGGCGCCTTTCGCGTTGCAAGACGAGCGACCAAGGGTCTGCTTAAGTTAAAACGCGGACGACTTATATTTATTGGATCTGTTGTCGGGGGAGTCGGAGCTGCTGGCCAGGTTAACTACTCGGCAAGTAAATCGGGTCTACTCGGAATGGCTCGTTCTTTTGCTCGCGAACTTGGTTCCCGCGGTATTACCGCAAATGTGATCGCTCCAGGATTTGTCGAAACTGATATGACGGCAGCCCTCGATGAAAAACGCAGATCCGAAATCGCTGCTTCTGTGCCGCTCGGTCGTTTCTGCTCTGCAGATGAGATCGCAAAAGTAGTTAGCTTTGTGGCATCACCTGCAAGTGGTTACATCACGGGTGCTTTGATTCCAGTAGATGGCGGATTAGGAATGGGACATTAAATGGGAATTCTTCAAGGTAAAAATATTCTTGTAACTGGCGTATTAACAGATGGCTCGATCGCTTTCCATATTGCCAAGATTGCGCAGGAACAAGGCGCCAACGTACTGCTCTCTTCTTACGGTCGCGTAATGAGTTTGACTACTCGTATTTCAGGTCGCTTGCCACAACCAGCTCCAGTCATCGAACTCGATGTTACAAATCAAGAACATCTCGATGCTCTTTCCGGTCGAGTTAAAGAACATCTCCCACACCTTGATGGCGTTGTTCACTCAATTGGTTTTGCCCCCGAAGCAGCGCTCGGTGGAAATTTCCTAAACACTGCTTGGGAAGATGTAGCAACCGCAGTTCATGTTTCTGCATATTCGCTTAAATCTTTAACGATGGCTGCGCGCCCACTGTTTAACGGTGGGGGATCTGTTGTAGGCCTTGATTTCGATGCCACTGTTGCTTGGCCAAAGTACGACTGGATGGGCGTTGCAAAGGCAGCGCTTGAATCGACATCTCGTTACCTGGCCCGCGACTTAGGCGCAGAAAATATTCGTGTTAACTTGGTTGCAGCAGGTCCAATTCGCACCATGGCGGCAAAATCAATTCCGGGCTTTGATGAATTTGAAAAGGTCTGGAATGAACGCTCCCCACTGGAATGGGATGTAACCGATCCAGTGCCTGCCGCCCAGGCTGTTGTGGCCCTGTTATCTGACTGGTTCCCGAAGACAACGGGCGAAATCGTGCATGTAGACGGCGGTTTGCACGCGATGGGCGCTTAAAGGTAAAGTACGGCTCAGACCAGTGGCTTTGGCTACTGCAAGAGGAGCTCACCGCTCCCACCTTCTCGGCCCTAGAACTAGTACTAAATGTAACTAGAGGAGCTGGCTGGTTTGTCGAAAGTAAGCCGCCTTCCAGGCGCGTTTTTCTTTCCTTAGCGGTGCGCGATTTCTGCGGTAAACCCCGGCTACTAAAGTCAAAATCGACAGAACGAAGTTCAAAAGAGAACAGCGTTCAAAAGTAGTAACCAACTAAGGAGCACAAATCACAACTGAACCGCGCATCAATGACCGTATCCGCACACCTCAAATTCGTCTCATCGGCCACACCGGTGATCAAGTTGGAGTTGTAGATATTGAAGTAGCGCTACAGATGGCAGATGAAATTGGTTTAGATCTCGTAGAGATCGCGCCAGAGGCAAATCCACCTGTATGCAAAATCATGGACTTCGGCAAGTACAAGTACGAAATTGCCCAGAAGGCCCGTGAAGCTCGTCAGAACCAGACCCACATTGTGGTGAAGGAAGTGCGATTGACACCAAAGATTGAAAATCACGATTACGAAACTAAACGTAACGCAATCGTGAAATTCTTAAAGGGTGGCGACAAGGTAAAGATCACGATGAAGTTCCGCGGACGCGAACAAACTCGCCCCGAGCTTGGTTTCAAATTGCTACAACGTCTTGCAGAAGATGTTGCAGAAGTTGCTTTTGTTGAGTTCGCCCCTAAGCAAGAGGGTCGAAATATGACGATGGTGCTGGGGCCGACAAAGAAGAAGACTGAAGCGGTTGCAGAGCAGAAGGCAGCGCGCGCAGCCAAGGAAAAGGCAGCGCTCGAGGCGGCAGAAGAGAAGTAAAGAGTTTTTCTAGTTTCAAAAGTTTTTCAAGTTTTATAAGACGACGAAGTACAGGAGAAGATAAATGCCAAAGATGAAGACCCACAGTGGCGCGAAGAAGACTTTTCGCGTAACCGGTTCAGGAAAGATCATGCACGAGCGTGCAGGCAAGCGCCACCTTTTGGAGCGTAAGTCATCTCGCGTAACTCGTCGTTTGAGTACCGAACAAGCAGCAAAGCCAACCGTCGCAATGACAGCCAAGCGCATGCTTGGCCTTAAGTAAGGAGTGTGAATTAAATGAGAGTAAAACGTGGAGTTCACGCTGCTAAGAAGCGTCGCACAACCCTTGAACGCGCTAGCGGATACCGCGGTCAGCGTTCCCGTCTTTTCACAAAGGCGAAAGAGCAAGTCACTCACTCAATGGTTTACGCGTTTAACGACCGTAAAGATAAGAAGGGTGATTTCCGTCAGCTATGGATTCAGCGCATTAACGCTGCAGCCCGCGAAAACGGAATGACTTACAACCGTTTCATCCAAGGCCTAAAGGCTGCTGGCGTTGAAGTTGATCGTCGCGTTCTATCCGACATCGCAACAAACGATCCAGCAACATTTAAGACACTTGTTGATCTAGCTCGCAAGAACCTAGTCAGCGCCTAACTGTTTAAATGATTGAGAGCCTTCACTCGCCGCATATCGCGCGGGTGAAGGCTCTTATTTCATCCCGCGGCAATAAAGAGCGCGGAGAGCATGGAGAATTTATCGCCGAAGGCCTGCAATGCGCCCGCGAAGCGTTAGCAGCAGCGTCTGGTCCAAAGATTAAAACTCTCTTTTTAACTGAGAGTGGCCAATCGCGCATCGATACCGCCGGTTTGGATACATCAAGCGTCGAAACAATTTTGGTTAGCGAGCCGGTAATGGCTGCAATGTCCTCAACGATTACACCGCAAGGAATCCTTAGCGTCTGTGAAATCGGGCGTAATGAATTTTCTGATCTAAAGTTGAGCGGTAGTTCAAGATTTATTTATCTACATGAAATTCAAGATCCAGGAAATGCTGGAACAATTCTGCGCAGTGCCGACGCTATGGGTATTGATGCGGTGATCACATCCCCCGGAAGCGTCGATATGTATTCGCCAAAGGTAGTTCGCGCAACTGCGGGATCGCTCTGGCATATTCCGCTTTATTCGGGAATCACTCTTTCAACACTCTCCGAGAAATTCCCAACCATTACCAAGTTGGCGCTATCCGCGCAGGGAAAGACTTCGCTTTTAGAACTTGAAAAAGTTGGAGATTGTGTAGCGATATTCGGAAATGAAGCGCGCGGCATTGATACCTTGATTAGCGGCGATGTTATTGCAGTAAATATTCCAATGAAAGGCAACGCCGAGAGCCTAAATCTTTCCGCGGCAGCCTCAATTGTTATGTTCCATCTCGCCGCTCTTTAATCGCATCGAAGTTCAAATATCCCGCATCTTGGAAAGGTCACAGGATAAGATTTCGCTATGAGCCCCGCAGAAATCGAAAAATGGGTTAGCGATGCCGCCAAGGCTTTCGCCGCTGCGGGCGACCTCGATTCTTTAAAGAGCGCACGCCTTGCCCATCTTGGCGATAAGGCTCCGATCTCACTCGCTAGTCGCGGTTTAGGTTCACTCGCCCCAGAAGAAAAAGCTAGTGCGGGCAAATTAATCGGTGAGGCAAAGGCAGCGATCGCGGCTTCACTTGAAAAAGCAACCGAAAAGTTAGAGGCAGAGCGTGATTCGAAAGTTCTTCTCGAAGAGGTTGTAGATATAACTCTTCCGGTAAATCGCGCACATCGCGGAGGACTTCACCCAATTACGATCATTAAAAACGAGATCAGCGATTTCTTTATCGAACAGGGTTATTCCGTTGAAGAAGGGCCCGAACTTGAATCTGGATGGTTAAACTTTGATGCTTTAAATATTCCAGCAGATCATCCTGCGCGCACCATGCAAGATACTTTCTACATTGAACCAGTTGACTCTGGAATGGTCCTTCGCACCCAGACCTCACCAGTGCAGATTCGTTCCATGCTTGAACATCAACCTCCGATCTACATGATCTGCCCTGGTCGCACTTTCCGCGCCGACGAACTAGATGCCACACACAGTCCGGTATTCCACCAAGTCGAAGGTTTGGTAGTTGATAAGGGCATCACCATGGCTCACCTAAAGGGAACGCTCGATAATTTTGCCCAAGCGATGTTTGGACCCGATGTTACAACTCGCTTACGTCCATCCTTCTTCCCATTTACTGAGCCAAGTGCAGAAGTAGATATCTTCTTCAACGGTCGCTGGATCGAATGGGGCGGTTGCGGCATGGTAAATCCAAAAGTTCTCGCGACTTGTGGCATCGATACAGATGTATACAGCGGTTTTGCATTCGGCATGGGGCTTGAACGCACACTTATGGTTCGTCACAACGTCACCGATATGCACGACATAGTCGAAGGCGATCTTCGCTTTACGCGTCAGTTCGGAGTAGGACTCTAATATGCGCGCACCTCTATCTTGGATCCGTGAATTTGTAGATATTCCGGCAAAGATTTCTGCCGAAGAAATCTCTAATGGCCTGATCCGCGTTGGCTTTGAAGTCGAAGAGATCATTGAAGCGGGCGCTGATTTAACGGGTCCACTGACCTTTGCCAAAGTTTTAACTATTGAAGAGATAACCGAGTTTAAGAAGCCAATTCGTTATGTTGGAATCGATTGCGGAGAGAAGGAAACTCGCTATGTAATCTGCGGCGCCACTAACTTCGCGGTTGGCGACATAGTCGTTGCCGCTCTCCCTGGCGCAGTCTTGCCGGGAGATTTCAAAATCGGAGCGCGCGAGACTTACGGAAAAACTTCTAATGGCATGATCTGTTCTTCACGCGAGCTCGGTTTAGGTGATGATCACTCAGGAATCATGGTCTTTGCCGAAGGCGGAGTTGAGATCGGCGCAGATGCAATCGCAGTTCTCGAAATTAACGACACAATTTTTGATGTTGCCGTTAATCCGGATCGTGGTTACGCGCTAAGTATTCGCGGTATAGCTCGCGAGGTAGCTGGCTCACTTGGACTTAACTTTAAGGATCCAGTTGAGCCACTTCGTGCTTTGAAGTTTGAAGAGACTGGCAAAGGCGTTGCTGCAAAGATTGAAGATCCTGCAACAGCATCGGTCTTCTACCTCCGCACGCTTTCAAATTTCGATCCATCTGCAACCACTCCGATTTGGATGCGACGTCGCATCGAGAAGATGGGAATGCGTTCAATCTCGCTAGTTGTGGATGTAACTAACTATGTAATGCTTGAACTCGGTCAGCCGCTACATGCATTTGATAAGGCGAAGATCTCTGGTGGCCTAACCATCAAGCGCGCTGGTAAGGCACAACCATTTACAACTCTTGATGGTCAAGTTCGTCACCTCGATCCTGAAGATTTGATGGTCTGTGACGATAAGCAACCGTTGGCACTTGCAGGCACGATGGGCGGACAGTCTTCTGAGATATCCGAGAACACAACTGAAATTGCACTTGAAGCAGTTCGCTTCGATCCGGTGTTAATTGCTAAGAACTCTCGTCGCCATAAACTTTCCTCTGAAGCATCGCGTCGACTTGAGCGCAGCGTGGATCCATCGCTTGCTGAGTTCGCGTCAGCGCGCTTTGTTCAGCTCTTAACTGCGCATAGTTCTGCCAAACATGTCGCAACGGTTGTTGCTGGCGAACCAAAGTATGCGCCTGTTGTGAAACTCGATCCGACCTATATTTCAAAGATTCTGGGGCTTGAAATTGCACCTGCTGAAATCGCGCGCGTTCTGCGAGTAATTGGCTGCGATGTAGATGAAAAGTCATTCGCCGTTGATCCTCCATCTTGGCGCGCAGACTTGTTAACACCTTCAGATTTGGCTGAAGAAGTAGCCCGCATGATTGGTTACGACAAGATTCCATCAATCCTTCCACCACGTCCAAATCACGCCAGCCTTACGCCAACGCAGAAACGGCGCCGAGCTATCTCTGCAATGCTCGCTGCACGCGGTTTGGCAGAAGTTCAAACATTCCCATTTACCAATCAAGAGACCATCGATCAGATGGGATTCGTTGGAGAACGCGCTTCCACGTATCGCATCGCAAATCCAATGTCTGAAGAGTTCCCGCTCATGCGTGTTCACTTAGTACCAGGCCTTGTCGAAGTAGCGGCGCGAAACATCAGCCGAGGTGCAAAAGATTTTGCGATCTTTGAAATGGGTTCGATCTTCCGCAGCGCGCAGAGGCTGGTTCCAGCTGTTTCTCCGGTTATCGGAAGCCGTCCTGATGCCAAAACAATTGAGGCGATTTATGCCAGCGTTCCTCCACAAGCTTTTCACGTTGCTGGACTGCTTGTAGGAAAAGTTGAAAACGAAGACTGGCAAGGCAAAGCCCGTGCATATAACTGGCAGGATGCAATCGCTTATGCCCAAGATATCTTGCAACTTTGCAACCTTGAATGGACGATTAAACGTTCCGATTTTGCGCCGTGGCATCCTGGCCGCTGCGCCGAATTAATCGTTGATGGCAAGGCAGTTGCACATGCCGGTGAGATTCACCCACGTATTATTGCCAAGTACGGTTTGCCAGAACGAAGCGTTGCCTTTGCAGTTGGACTAAGTGCTTTGCCAGATTCTCAAATCGTTCGACCAACCAGAGTTGGCACTATGCCCGCGGCCGTTCAAGATGTCGCACTAATCGTCGATCAATCTGTCACAGCACTCGAAGTAGAAAGCGCTCTGCGCAGCGGTGCAGGGGATTTACTCGAGTCCATTGCACTCTTTGATCGCTACGACAAGATTGGTGACGGCAAAATCTCGCTGGCCTTCACGCTAACTTTCCGCGCACCTGATCGCACTCTTACAGGGGCTGAGGTTTCAGAAATGCGCGAAGCGGCGGTAGTTGCCGCCGAAAAGGCCACTGGCGCCGTTCTTCGTACAGCATAATCCGGGTTTTGATCTTGCATAAATATGCGCTAAATTGCATATTTATGCTATTCTCATTCTATGAAAATCGGAGTTATTGGAGCTAGCGGCTACGCCGGGGGAGAACTCCTGCGCTTGCTGGCTGGGCACCCTGAGTTTGAGGTTTCCTGCGTTACGGCTCATAGCAACGCTGGCGAAGAAATCACTTCGGTCCATCCGCAGTTAACTTCTTACGCCGGTCAAAGTTTTTCATCCTTCAAGGCGAGCGATTTTGAACGCTGCGAGCTTATTTTCCTAGCGCTCCCACATGGCGAAAGCGCAGCAGTTATCGCATCACTTAGTCCAAAGGCGAAGATTGTTGATCTTGGAGCTGACTATCGTTTAGAAGACGGTGCTAAGTGGGAAAAGTATTACGGTGGAACTCACGCTGGTACATGGACCTATGGCGCTCCAGAGCTTCCAGGAGCGCGTGCAAATATCGCAAAATCTTCTAAGGTCGCTAATCCTGGTTGTTACGCCACAGCGATTGCTTTAGGTACCGCACCTGCAGCAAAGATTGCAGATCTGAGCGATGTCGTAGTTGTTGCAGCATCCGGAACAACAGGTGCAGGGCGTAGCGCAAAGATTAATTTAATTGCTAGCGAAGTTATGGGAAGCCTCACTTCCTATAAATTTGGGGGAGTTCACCAGCACACTCCGGAAATCGAAGAAGCGCTCACACGTGCAACGGGGACTGCAGCAAAGATCTCGTTTACGCCGATTCTCGCGCCAATGCCACGTGGAATTCTCGCAACGATCACCATGAAACTTAACTCTGCAATCACGAATGAGGCAGCCCATAAGATTTATAACGATGCTTATAACGGCGAAGAATTCGTGAAGGTTTTGCCGCTTGGGCAAATGCCACAAACTTCTTCAGTTTTAGGAAGCAACTATGTTGCGATACAAGTTGCAGTCGATGAGCACACCAATCGTTTGGTTGTAAGCGTGGCAATCGATAACTTGGTTAAGGGTGCGGCTGGACAAGCGATACAGAACGCCAACATCATCTGCGGACTTCCTGAAAACCTTGGACTTACTGGCATGGGTCTTGGGGTATGAAACTGCCTAGCGGCTTTACCGCTGCTTCTTGCGCGGCAGGACTTAAGAGTTCGGGTGCTTTGGATTTGACGTTGATTTTAAATAACGGCCCAAAATTTGATGCGGCGGCGGTTTACACATCAAATCAAGTTGTGGCAGCTCCAGTTATTTGGAGCAAGCAAGTCACCAAAGAGAAGATAGTTCGCGCGGCAATTCTTAACTCAGGTGGTGCTAACGCGTGCACAGGGCCACAAGGCTTTGCTGACACACATAGAACAGCAGAACACGTTGGCGAAGTACTCGGTATTTCATCTGGCGAAGTAGTTGTCTGCTCGACTGGCTTGATTGGCGAGCTACTGGCGATGGAGAAGATTATTTCTGGCATAGATCAGATTTCCATAGCGCTCTCAACCGATTCGTTGCAAGATGTAGCTAGTGCAATTATGACAACCGATAGCGTTTCCAAGATTGCCAACTTTAAGAACGACCACTTCGAAATATCCGGAGTCGCCAAGGGAGCCGGAATGCTGGCGCCCGCTCTGGCGACCATGCTTTCGGTTGTGATGACAGATGCTCTTTTGCCAGATAACGCGCAAGAGATATTCCAGAGAGTCTGCGATCGCACCTACAATCGAATCGATTCTGATGGTTGCACATCAACTAACGACACTGTGTTGCTGATGGGTTCTGGCGCAAGTGGATTTGCGCCAAGCGAGCCTGAACTAGAGAGCGCGCTAATGGAGATCTGTGGTTCTTTGTCTCAACAACTAATCGCAGATGCCGAAGGGTCTACCAAGACCGTGGCGATCGAGATCAAGAACGCGGCTTCTGAAAGTGATGCTGTAGAAGTTGCTCGAGCCTGTGCCCGAAATAATTTGTTGAAATGTGCGATCTTCGGTGGAGATCCAAACTGGGGTCGAGTCCTGGCCGCTGTCGGAA is a window of Candidatus Planktophila lacus DNA encoding:
- the fabI gene encoding enoyl-ACP reductase FabI; the encoded protein is MGILQGKNILVTGVLTDGSIAFHIAKIAQEQGANVLLSSYGRVMSLTTRISGRLPQPAPVIELDVTNQEHLDALSGRVKEHLPHLDGVVHSIGFAPEAALGGNFLNTAWEDVATAVHVSAYSLKSLTMAARPLFNGGGSVVGLDFDATVAWPKYDWMGVAKAALESTSRYLARDLGAENIRVNLVAAGPIRTMAAKSIPGFDEFEKVWNERSPLEWDVTDPVPAAQAVVALLSDWFPKTTGEIVHVDGGLHAMGA
- the infC gene encoding translation initiation factor IF-3; the encoded protein is MTTEPRINDRIRTPQIRLIGHTGDQVGVVDIEVALQMADEIGLDLVEIAPEANPPVCKIMDFGKYKYEIAQKAREARQNQTHIVVKEVRLTPKIENHDYETKRNAIVKFLKGGDKVKITMKFRGREQTRPELGFKLLQRLAEDVAEVAFVEFAPKQEGRNMTMVLGPTKKKTEAVAEQKAARAAKEKAALEAAEEK
- the rpmI gene encoding 50S ribosomal protein L35; the protein is MPKMKTHSGAKKTFRVTGSGKIMHERAGKRHLLERKSSRVTRRLSTEQAAKPTVAMTAKRMLGLK
- the rplT gene encoding 50S ribosomal protein L20, which codes for MRVKRGVHAAKKRRTTLERASGYRGQRSRLFTKAKEQVTHSMVYAFNDRKDKKGDFRQLWIQRINAAARENGMTYNRFIQGLKAAGVEVDRRVLSDIATNDPATFKTLVDLARKNLVSA
- a CDS encoding TrmH family RNA methyltransferase: MIESLHSPHIARVKALISSRGNKERGEHGEFIAEGLQCAREALAAASGPKIKTLFLTESGQSRIDTAGLDTSSVETILVSEPVMAAMSSTITPQGILSVCEIGRNEFSDLKLSGSSRFIYLHEIQDPGNAGTILRSADAMGIDAVITSPGSVDMYSPKVVRATAGSLWHIPLYSGITLSTLSEKFPTITKLALSAQGKTSLLELEKVGDCVAIFGNEARGIDTLISGDVIAVNIPMKGNAESLNLSAAASIVMFHLAAL
- the pheS gene encoding phenylalanine--tRNA ligase subunit alpha, with translation MSPAEIEKWVSDAAKAFAAAGDLDSLKSARLAHLGDKAPISLASRGLGSLAPEEKASAGKLIGEAKAAIAASLEKATEKLEAERDSKVLLEEVVDITLPVNRAHRGGLHPITIIKNEISDFFIEQGYSVEEGPELESGWLNFDALNIPADHPARTMQDTFYIEPVDSGMVLRTQTSPVQIRSMLEHQPPIYMICPGRTFRADELDATHSPVFHQVEGLVVDKGITMAHLKGTLDNFAQAMFGPDVTTRLRPSFFPFTEPSAEVDIFFNGRWIEWGGCGMVNPKVLATCGIDTDVYSGFAFGMGLERTLMVRHNVTDMHDIVEGDLRFTRQFGVGL